The following are encoded in a window of Peromyscus maniculatus bairdii isolate BWxNUB_F1_BW_parent chromosome X, HU_Pman_BW_mat_3.1, whole genome shotgun sequence genomic DNA:
- the Maged2 gene encoding melanoma-associated antigen D2, whose translation MSESSESGAGPTSFQGKASEKDSGSTMQDLLTVTQNLEVSEKPKAEKAPEVSEAAEVPKASGKPKAPEVSKAPEAPEAADTKASPTTQPTDTQVLAAETKSPAADTKTQKADLQAVTVPATQTKKVSSVTDPKVNTKAPETEAAASQAGADEPEPEGAAAQVQENQDTRPKVKAKNTQKVKHLDGEEDGNSDQSQASETTGGRRVSKALMASMARRASRGPIAFWARRASRTRLAAWARRALLSLRSPRARRGKARRRAAKLQSSQEPEAPPPRDVALLQGRANDLVKYLLAKDQTKIPIRRSDMLKDIIKEYTDVYPEIIERAGYSLEKVFGIQLKEIDKSDHLYILLSTLEPTDAGILGTTKDSPKLGLLMVLLSIIFMNGNRSSEAVIWEVLRKLGLRPGIHHSLFGDVKKLITDEFVKQKYLDYARVPNSNPPEYEFFWGLRSYYETSKMKVLKFACKVQKKDPKEWAAQYREAMEADLKAAAEAAAEAKARAEIRAQMGIGLGSENAAGPCNWDEADIGPWAKARIQAGAETKAKAQESGGASASASAGASTGASVGTGASAGASAGASGGFSTSSNLTATLTFGLFAGLSGAGASTSGSSGACGFSYK comes from the exons ATGTCTGAATCAAGCGAGAGTGGTGCAGGTCCAACTAGCTTTCAG GGCAAAGCTTCAGAAAAGGACAGCGGTTCCACGATGCAGGACCTGTTGACCGTGACCCAGAACTTGGAGGTCTCAGAGAAACCAAAGGCTGAAAAGGCACCAGAGGTCTCAGAGGCTGCAGAGGTCCCCAAAGCCTCTGGAAAGCCGAAGGCTCCAGAGGTCTCAAAGGCTCCAGAGGCTCCTGAGGCAGCTGACACCAAGGCCTCACCTACCACACAGCCGACTGACACCCAGGTTCTAGCAGCTGAAACCAAGAGCCCAGCAGCTGACACCAAAACGCAGAAGGCTGACCTGCAGGCTGTGACAGTGCCTGCAACCCAGACCAAAAAGGTCAGCTCTGTTACTGATCCGAAGGTCAATACAAAGGCCCCTGAGACTGAGGCTGCTGCCTCTCAGGCTGGAGCAGATGAACCAGAGCCTGAGGGTGCAGCTGCCCAGGTCCAGGAGAATCAGGATACTCGGCCCAAGGTCAAAGCCAAGAATACCCAAAAG GTGAAACATCTGGATGGGGAAGAGGATGGCAACAGTGATCAGAGTCAGGCTTCGGAAACCACAGGTGGTCGGAGGGTCTCAAAGGCCCTAATGGCCTCCATGGCCCGCAGAGCTTCAAGGGGACCCATAGCCTTTTGGGCTCGCAGGGCATCAAGGACTCGGTTGGCTGCTTGGGCTCGGAGAGCTTTGCTTTCTCTGAGGTCACCTAGAGCTCGGAGAGGCAAGGCCCGAAGAAGAGCTGCCAAGCTGCAGTCATCCCAAGAACCTGAGGCACCCCCACCTAGAGATGTGGCCCTTTTACAAGGAAGG GCAAATGACTTGGTGAAGTACCTGTTGGCTAAAGATCAGACAAAGATTCCCATCAGGCGCTCAG ATATGCTGAAGGACATCATAAAAGAATATACTGATGTATACCCTGAAATCATAGAACGAGCCGGCTATTCCTTGGAGAAG GTATTTGGAATCCAACTGAAGGAAATCGACAAGAGTGACCACTTGTATATTCTTCTCAGTACCCTAGAGCCCACTGATGCAGGCATACTGGGAAC GACCAAGGACTCACCTAAGCTGGGCCTCCTCATGGTGCTTCTTAGCATCATTTTCATGAATGGAAATCGGTCCAGTGAGG CTGTCATCTGGGAGGTGCTGCGCAAGTTGGGGCTGCGTCCTGG GATACATCACTCACTCTTTGGGGATGTGAAGAAGCTCATTACTGATGAGTTTGTGAAGCAGAA GTACTTGGACTACGCCAGAGTACCCAATAGCAATCCTCCTGAGTATGAGTTCTTCTGGGGCCTGCGCTCTTACTATGAAACCAGCAAGATGAAGGTTCTCAAGTTTGCTTGTAAG GTGCAAAAGAAGGATCCCAAGGAATGGGCAGCTCAGTACCGAGAGGCGATGGAAGCAGATTTGAAGGCTGCAGCtgaggctgctgctgaagccaaGGCGAGGGCTGAGATTAGAGCTCAGATGGGCATTGGCCTCGGCTCTGAGAATGCCGCTGGGCCCTGCAACTGGGACGAAGCTGATATTGGGCCCTGGGCAAAGGCCCGGATCCAGGCAGGAGCTGAAACTAAAGCCAAGGCCCAAGAAAGTGGTGGTGCCAGTGCCAGTGCCAGTGCCGGTGCCAGTACCGGTGCCAGTGTTGGTACTGGTGCCAGTGCTGGTGCCAGTGCTGGTGCCAGTGGTGGCTTCAGTACCAGCTCCAACCTGACTGCCACTCTCACATTTGGGCTCTTCGCTGGCCTTAGTGGAGCTGGGGCCAGTACCAGCGGCAGCTCTGGTGCCTGTGGTTTCTCCTACAAGTGA